The Polyangium aurulentum genomic interval GCAGGTTCGCCTCGCCCATCTGCGCGCCGTCGAAGATGCAGTCGCTGAGGACGCTCTCCTTGAAGAGGCAGCCGCCGAGGTTCGCCCCCCGGAACACGACCTTCTCGAAGATGGCGCCCGACAGGTCGGCGCCGCGCAGATCGGCGCCCGAGAGATCGATCTCCGTGATGATCTCTCCGCCCTTGATCATCTGAACGAGCTCGCTCTTATCCACCGCTCTCCTTGGGGCTCGTGCCCGGGCTCGTCGGGGCCTTCTGCTGCGCGGTCGGGTCGACCGTGGTCAACCGGCCCGCGGCGGCCGTCTCCTTCGGCGAGACGCGGACCTGCTTCACGTTCGCCTCGACGAAGCTCGTCTTGTCGTCGCCGACGGCGCGCAGCAGGTCGGCGCGGAAGAGGTTCGCGCCCTTGAAGTCGGCACGGCCGAGCTTGGCCTTGAGGAGGATCGCGCCCTCGAGGTTCGCCGCGACGAGGCTCGCGCCCGTGAAATCGGCCCGCATGAAGAGCGTGTTCTTGGCGATCACCCGGTAGAGGTTCGCCTCCCGCAGCACGCACTTCGACATGTCCGACGAGCTGAGCGTCGCGCCGCTGAAATCCGCGCGGCTGAAGTCGGCCTCGCGCAGGGTGGCGCTGTCCATGGCCGCGCCGCGCAGCTCGGCGCCGATGAACGAGCACGGCTCGGCCAGGCGCATCCCGCGCAGGTTCGCGTTCAAGAACGACGCTCCGTCGAGCGTGCACCGCACCAGCGTCGCGTGCTCGAGGATCGCGTTCGCGAAGTTCGCCGACCGCAGATCGACCTCGACGAGCATCGCGTGGCAGAACGTCGTTTCCCGCAGATCGCAGCCCCGGAGCTGGTTGCCCTTCAGGATGCACTTATCGAAGCGGGTCCGCGTGAGGACCGCGCCGTCGAGCACGACGTCGGAGAGGTCGGCGAGCTCGAAGGTGACGCCGTCGAGGCTCGCCCCCGTGAGGTCGGACTTGCTCAGGATGGCGCCCGTGAGCGTCACCCCGTCGAGCTTCGCGCTCTTGACGTTCGCGGCGCCGAGGTTCGCCTCCGCGAGATCGGCCCCGGAGAAATCGGCCTCGGAGAGGTCGGACCCGGCGAGCACGGCGCGCGTCATCCGCGCCCCGCGGAGGTTCGCCTTCGACAGGATCGCGTTCTCGAGGAAGGCGTCGGTGAAGTCCGCGCCCACCAGATCCATCTCCGACAGGTCGGCGCCGCACAGGTCGAGCCGCGCGAAGCTCTTGCCCTCGGCGTGCGCGGCCGCGACGCGCCTGCGCAGCTCGGAGCGCGCGGGCTCGGCGATGCGATCGGGGCGGTACTCCGCGAGGTGCACGCCCATGCGGTAGCCGTTGCGGGCCTCCTCCTCGGCCTGCCGGAACCGCTGCTCGGTGCCCGGATCGTCGAGCATCGCGTCGAGATCGGGCGTGGCGACGTTCGCGTTGCGGCAGAGCGTCTGGATGTCGCGCAGCCGCTCCATCTCCTTGTCCGCCGAGATCTTGGGCGGCCCTGCGGCCTCGCGCTGCATCTTGCGGACCTCTGCGTCGTAGTCGATGCCCGCGGCGGCGTACCTCTGCCGGGTGTCCGCGAGGGCCTTCTCCTGCGCCGCGTCCATCTTGCGCTTGGCCTCGTCGAGATCGCTCGCGGAGCGCTCCATGAAGCTCGGGAGGTCCTCGAACGACGGCCCCTCGACGAGCTTGGGGGACTCGACGGCGGGCAGGGCGTCCGGATCTGCGCCCGCCTCGACGAGGGCGGCGCGCGTCCTCTCGGCCTCCCTGCGCGCGCGCTCGGCGAGGTTCTTCTGCAGCAGGTTCTCCGAGCGGGTGAGATCGAACATCGCCTCGATCTCGCCGCCCCCGCCGCCCTTGCTCGGGCCGTCGGGCGGCAACAGGTCGCCGTCGCGGAACACCTCGGTCGCCTCGCGCTTCGGATCGAGCCTGCGCTCGAGCACGGCGCGGTAGTGCTCCACGGGCCGGGGCGCCGAGCGATCGTCGCAGCCGATGAGCATGTGCACGATGTCGTCGGCGTCGTCCTCGGCGATCTGCCACAGGCCACGGAACGACAGGATGCAGCGCTCGTGGTGCGGGAAGATCTGCACCGTGTCGAGGCGCAGGGGGATCTCGCGGAAGACCTCGCCCTCGGCCCCGCGCTGCGTGACGAAGCAGCGCCCCACGACCCCCGGCAGCCGCCCCTCGATGCGCGGCTTGTCCGGGTGCATGTTCTCGAGCAAAAGCTCCTCGTTCCCCTCGAAGTAGCCCGAGGGCAGCTTCTGATCGTCGGGCGCGGCGTTCCACATGGAGAGGTCCATGTCCTTCGCCATCCCCGGGAGCTGCTCGCGCATCCAGCGCACGTCGTACGTGCCGACCTTCGGCCAGCGCTGCGCCCAGAGCAGGTCGTACGGCCCGAACCCGGCCGGCACGGGCCTGTCGGACTTCGACTTGATCAGTTTGTCCGGAAGCTCGATGTTCGGCATCCGGTGCACCTCGCGGCCGTTCTCCTTGACGGGCGCGACGCCGATGCCGATGGGGTTGAGCGGATAGCCCTCGCCGCCGAACGCGTGCGTGTAGCGGATGGGCATCTCGGTGAACGGCTCCGGATCGCCCGGGACCCCGTCGCGGCGCCAGGTGCGGTCGCCGATGACGTAGAGCTTCTTGTCGATGGGGCCGACCTTGGCCCGCACCGACGCGGCCGTGCGGGGCACGCGGCCCGCCGTGAAGCAGCGGCCGTGCACGAGGATCTCGCCGCGCTGCTTGGGCATGCACTCGTCGAGCACCGCCTCCTTGCCGAGCTCGGTGGCCGACAGGCGCCACATGTCGAACTCGGGCAGAAGGCGCCGCTCCGGGCCGAGATCGCACAGGACCAGGATCGTCGGGACGAAGTAGTGCTTGCGATCGAGCTCGAACGTCCTCGTGAGGACCCCGAGCTTCATGGGTTTGAACGTCTTCAAGGGGCGATCCGGGCGCGCGTGGAGAGGGTCAGGTGTAGACGTGCACGCTGGAGGGGTGGATGAGCAGGCCGAAGGCCATGAGCTTCACGCCGTCCTCGTTCATGTTCGCTCCCGCGAGCGACGTCTTCAGCTTGGTGGACTTGATGTCGAGGCCCGTGAACGACATCGTCGTGCCCGCCGCGGTCGCGTTCACCCCGGCGTAGGTGCTGGAGTTGCGGATGGCCAGCGCCTTCACCACGAACATGCTGAGCCTCATCCCGATGAGGTGGACCTTCAAGAGCATGTTGATGTCGAGGCTCGAAGCCTGGTGCAGGATCGGGCCTCCCGCGATGTGGAGGGCCAGCGTGCCGACGTCGACCGTGTCCGATCCGCCGATCTGCGTGTCGACGTTGCCGCCCACGAGCACGCCGAGCATCCCGCCGGTCGTGATGTCGCGGCTGCCGCTGACCACCGTGGTCTGATTGCCGCCGTAGGTCTGCGAGACGAGGGCCGCGACGGTCTGATCCCGCGTCGCGCCGTAGTCCTCGGTCCAGTCGGCGGCGATGCTGGTCGTCCGCGTCGAGCCGTAGGTCTCGGTCACGTTGGCGCCGACGCTCTCGGTCAAGGAGCCGCCGACGACGTTGGCGTGGTTTGCCCCCGTCGATCGGGTCTCGTCCGCGCCGATCATCATCGTGCGGTTGCCGCCGATGATGCGGAGCTGGTTGGCGCCGATGGTCTCGGTCTGGTTGCCGCCGACGGTGAGCGTGTCGTTGCCGCCGATGCTCACGGTCTGGTTGCCGCCGATCTGCTCCATGTTGTTGGCGCCGACGACCATGAGCGCGTCGGCGCCGACGTTCTCGACGCGGTCGTTGCCCACGTTCGCGGTCATGTCCTTGCCCGCGTTCGTGTAGATGCGCTCGCCGCCCGCGCCGTCCTCGAACGAGATCTCGTTGCGCACGCCGCCGCCCGGCGTCGACAAAGACCAGAGCGAGCTGTGCGTCCCGTCGGTCCGCGGAGGCCGGTTCTTGCCGTTGTAGACGCGGCCCGTCACGACGGGGCGATCGGGATCGCCCTCCTCGAACTCGACGATGACCTCGCAGCCGATGCGCGGGTGCCAGATGCCGCCCTGCCCGCCGCGCGCGAAGGGCTGGCTGACGCGCACCCACTTGCTCGAGGGCTCCTTGCCGTGCCTCGTCGCGTCCGTGTCCCAGTGGAAGAGCACGCGCACGCAGCCGACGGAGCCCGGGCCGCCGATGTTGATCTCCGCGCCGCTCGCGCCGGGCTCCGCGGTCACGAACGCCGTCTGCGTGCCGAAGATGTGCGGCTTCGGGGTCAGCCGCGCGGGCCGGAAGCGGCTCTCGGCGACGTCCTTGCCGCGGCCGCGGCACGCGCACTCGATCTTCGCGACGAAGGGCTTGTTCGGGTCCATGCCGGACACCGTCAACACGCCCGCCTGGTAGCCCGAGACCTGGATGCGCGTGACGAGGTACTCGCCGTCGTAGCGCTCCTTCGGGTGCTCGAGCGTGAAGATCACGCCCGCCGACAGCACGCGCGAGCTCGTCTCGCCCACCGCCGACTCGGACTCGGTGTGCAGCCGATCGAGCCACGCCTGCGCGAGCGGCTGGCCGAGCTCGGAGCTGTCGTAAAACCCGCCCGGGAAGGCGTACTCGGACAGATTGCCCCCCGCGCCGTCCTTCGCCATCGCGTCGACGTCGAGCGCGGGCTTCTCCCAGTTATGCTCGCCGAGGTGAACGGCCTTCGCGCGCAGACGCCCGCCGAGGCGGAAGCGCTCCATCGTGCGGCCGGCCTTGCCCGGGGCGAGCACGTCGTCGTCGGCGACGCGCGGCCTGCCGGTGTCGGCGTCCGACAGCACGAGCAGGCTCGCCTCGTCGTCGTGCTCGAAGTGGTAGCTGATGCCCTCCTCCTCGAGCAGCCGCGAGACGAAGTCGAGATCGCTCTCGTTGTACTGCACGACGTACGGACGGGCCTTGGGGTTGTCGAGCCGAACCGCCTTCGCCATGCGCCAGGTGAACTGCTCCTGGGCAGGCTGATACGAAGGCCCGCCGACCGGCGGCTCGAGCATGGCCCCGCCTTTCAGGGTCATGCCCGCGTCTTTGACGAGCACGCTCTCCACGATCTGGCGCAGCGTCTTGTCGAGGAAGATGCGGCAGCGCTTGCGGTAGCGCGCGCGCACGAGCGGCGGCTCGAGCACGACGCGGTACACCGTGCCCTCGGGGACGTCGAACGCGTCCTCGGCCTCGGTGATGACCCCGTGCACGAGCTTGAAGCCGGGCTCGGAGAGCGTCGCGATGCGCAGGCTCGCCCGCTTGCCGACGAGCGCGTCCGGATCGGGGTCTTCCTCGCCCTTCTTCGCGAGCAGGTGCAGCTCGTAGCGGAAGAGGCGGCTCATCGCCTCCTCGCCCTCGAAGCGCGCGACCCGCAGGTGCTTCCACGGGCCGTCGGCCGAGCTTGCGCCCTCCCAGGCAAAGACGAAATCGTCAGGATTCATGGCCGTCTCCGTCCCTTCCCAGGCGTGTTCAGAGCTTGATGATGTAGCCGGCCCGCGTCTTGACCCCGGCGAGCTGGATGTGCCCGCCGTTGGTGTGCGTGAGCAGACCGAAGACGTGAACTTGGGAGCCGACGACGCTCAGCTTGAGGCCCGCGGCGGTGGCGTTGACGCCGTACATCGATGACGCGAAGCCCGTCGCGCTCATCTGGATGCCGCCGATCGCCAGGTCGAGGCCGAGGATCTTGATCTTGGAGGCGTCGACATCGGCGCGGTTGCCGTCCTGGGCCGTGTAGTCCGGCGTGAGAAAGATCGCGCCGACGCCCGCGTTGAGCGTGTGACTGCCGCCCACGGTGGTCGTGATCTTCCCGCCGACGTCGTTCTTCGACGAGGCGCCGACGGTCGTCGTGAGCGAGGCGCACGTCAGCTCGCGGTTGCCTCCGACGTCCTTGGTCTGCGTCGCGCCGAACGACTGCGTGTGCGCCCCCGCGATCGTCGTCGAGCGGTTGGCGCCGATGTTCTCGGTCTCGGCCGCGGCGACGTTGGTGGTGAGCGTGCCGCCGATGGTCTCGGTCACGCTGCCGCCGATGTCCTCGCCGTGGGTCGCGCCGATGGTGATCGTCTGGTTGGCGCCGACCACGTGCACCTCGCTGCCGCCGATGTTCGTCGTGCAGTTGGCGCCGATCGAGACCGTGCAGTTGCCGCCGATCGTGCTCGTGTCGTTGCCGCCGACCGAGACCGTCTCGTCGCCGCCGACCGTGACCGTGCAGTTGGCGCCGATCTGCTCGGTGTCGTTGCCGCCGACGGTCATCGACGCGTTCGCCGCGACCGACTCGAAGCGGTTGTTGCCGACGTCGGTCTCCATGTCCTTGCCGGCGTTCGTGTAGATGAGCTCGGCGCCGGCCGTGTCGTCGAACGTGATCTCGTTGTGCACGCCCCCGCCGGGGCTCGCGTTCGACTTGAAGGTGCTCACCGTCGGCGAGCCGCCGCGGTGGGGGCGGTTGTCGCCGTTGTAGACGCGCCCGACCACGATCGGCCGGTCGGGATCGCCCTCCTCGAACGCGACGATGACCTCGGTGCCGACGCGCGGGTGCCACACGCCGCCCATGCCGCTGCCCGCGAAGGGCTCGTTCACGCGCACCCACGCGCTCGACGGCTCCTTGGCGAGCCGCGCCCCGTCCGTGTCCCAGTGGAAGCGCAGCCGCACGCAGCCGATGTTGATGCCGTTCGGACCGCCGACGTGGATCTCCGCCCCCTTGTTCGAAGGCTCCGCCGTCACGACGGCCGTCTGCGATCCCAGGATGCGCGGCCGAGGCGTCACGCGCGCGGGCCGGAAGCGGCTGTCCTGCACCGACGTCCCCTCGCCGCGGCGCGCGCACTCGAAGCTCACCTTGAACGGCTCGATCATGCCCCCGCCCGCCGGGCTCTTCAGCACGCCGGCCTGCTCGGCGCGGACCTCGATGGCCGTCACGAGGTACTCGCCCTCGAGCCGGGCCTTGTGGTGCTCGAGCGCGAGGATGCTCCCGGCCGACAGCACGCGCAAAAGCCCCTCACCGCGGGCGAAGCGCGCCTCGGTCTTGTGTCGCTCGAGCAGCGCGCTCGCGAGCGGCTTGCCCTGGCTCGCCTCGTCGGGGTAGCCGCCCGGATAGACCTGCTCGAACAGATCCGCGCTCTTGCCGCCGGCCCGCGCGACCATCTCGACGCCCGGCTGCTTCCAGTTGTAGTCGCCGAGGACCACGGCCTCGGGCCGCAGGCGCGCGCCCGCGAAGAAGCGGCCCACCTCGCGCCCGTCGATCCCCGCGCCGACGAGCGCGGGCTCGAGCCGCGGGCGGCCCGCGTCGCTGTCGCTCAGCACGAGCAGGCTCGTGTCCCCGCCGTTCTCGACGTGGTACGCGATCCCTTCCTCCTCGAGCAGGCGCGAGACGAACGCGAAGTCGCTCTCGTTGTACTGCACGACGAAGGGCCTGACGCGCTTGCTGTCGAGCCGCGAGGCGTCCTCGATGCGCCAGGCGAACGTCTCCTTCGCGGGTGAAAAGTCGTTGCCGCCGAGGTCGGGCTCGGGGGCCGCGGCGCCCGCCTTCTGGACGAGCGGGTCGCCCGTGAGGACCGCGTCGATGATCTCGCGCAGCGTCTTTTCGAGGAAGATCCGGCAGCGCCTGCGGTGCGTCGCGCGCGCCCACGGCGGCATGAGCACGAGGCGCAGCGTGCGGCCCTCGGGCAGGACGGCGATCTCCTCGGCCTCGGTGACCACGCCGTGCACGGCCTTGTAGGCGGGCGTCGAGAGCGTGGCGATGCGCAGCGTCGCGCGCTTGCCGACGAGCGCGGCCACGTCCATCGGCTCGGGCGACGCGAGCACGATGATCTCGTAGCGGTACAGCGACGAGATCTCCTCCCTGCCGGAGAACCGCGCGACGCGCAGGGCGTCCCACGGGTTGGCGCTCCCGACGCCCTCGCAAGCGAGCTCGAAGTCAGCGTTGCTCATAGGTCCTCTCCGGTGCTCCGCTCACACGTCCACGTTGGGTCCGCCGATCTGGCCGTCGGCGCCAGAGGCGATGAAGCAGATCGCGGCGAACTTGGTCGTGTGCGAGCCGACCTCGTGCTTGGAGCCGATGGCCTCGGGCTTGACCTTCTCCGACGTCTTCTTGGCCCCGTTCACCTCGCGCAGCATCCCGAGCACCTTGATCGCGATCACGCTGGCCGTCGTGACCCCGCCCAGGGCGTCGATCTTGGCCTGCGTGATGTCCTTCTCGAAGGCCGCGGAGGTGACGTGGAGCGGGCCGTTGCGGGTGATGCTGCCGCCGACGGTCATGTTCTGCGGGCCCCCGCTCTTCTCGGTCGACATCGAGCTCACGGTGGTCGTGTTGCTGCCGCTCACCACGGTCTTCATGTTGCCGCCGACCGTCATGAGCCGCGCCGCGCCCACGTCGAGCGAGTGCGTCGCGCACTTCTCGTCCACGTTCGCGCCGACCGAGACCGTCATGGTCGCGCCGAAATTCTCGGTCACGGCGCCGCCCACGGTCGTCGTGCGCGAGGCGCCGTAGGACTCGAGCACGGCCCCGGCCACGGTCTCGGTGATGTTCGCGCCGACGTTGATCGTCTGCGAGCCGCCGACCATGTTCAGCTCGTTGGCCCCCACGCTGTGCACGAGGTTGCCGCCGATGATCGTGGTCGAGTTGCCCCCGATCGAGATCATCTGGTTGCCGCCGATCGTGAGCGAGTCGTTCGCGCCCACGCTCTCGGTGCGGTTGCCGCCGATGCTCTCGGTGTTGTTCCCCCCGACGATCATCGTCGCGTTCGCCGCGATGCTCTCGCGCCGGAAGTTCGCGACGTCGGTCGTCTGATCCTTGCCGGCGAAGTAGTGCAGCATCTCGCCGCCCGCCGAGTCGCCGAACATGATCTCGTTGTAGGTGCCGCCGCCGGGCGTCGAGAGCGACTTGAGCGAGCTCTCGGGCGCGCCGCTCCGCGCGGGCAGGTTCGCCCCGTTGTAGACGCGCCCGACCACGACGGGCCTGTCGGGATCGCCCTCCTCGAAGTCGACGAGCACCTCGTCGCCCACGCGCGGGTGCCACACGGCCCCTTCACCGGCCCCCGCGAACACCTGGCTCACGCGCACCCACGTGCTCGACGGCTCCTTCGCGAGCCGCGCCTTGTCCGTGTCCCAGCGGAACTTGAGCCGCACGCACCCGACGCTGATCCCGTCCGGCCCGCCGACGTTCACCTCGGCCCCGGACGCGCCCGGATCCGCGGTCACCACGGCCGACTGCGTGCCCCGGATGCGGGGCTTCGGCGTCAGGAGGGCCGGGCGGAAGTGCGACTCGCCGTCCCCGCCGCGCCGGGCGAGCTCGAAGCGCGCCGTCCACGGCAGCGCTTGATCGCCCGAGGGCTGGGAGAGCACGCCCTGCTGCTCGGCGCGCACGTCGAGCCGGCTGACCACGTACTCGCCCTCGTAGCCCGGGTCGTCGTGCTCGAGCTTGAAGACCGAGCCCGCCGCGAGGACCCGGACCGAGCCCGCGCCCACGGCGTAGCTCGCCTCGACCCTGTAGCGGTCGACGCGCGCCAGGGCGAGCGGCTTTCCCTGGCCCGGGGCGTCGGGGTAGCCGCCCGGGTAGTGGTACTCGACGAGCGCGCCGTCCGCGCCCCCGCCCGCGCTCGCGGCCATGTCGAGCTTCGGCTTCTTCCAGTTGTAGTCGTCGAGCACGACGCTCGCGGGGCGAAGGCGCGCCCCGAGCTTCACGCTGTCCACCTTGCGGCCGGGGATCGCGGCGCCCAGCAGATCCGGCGCGAGGTGCGCGCGGCCCGCGTCCTGGTCGGTGAGGACGAGCAGGCACGTGTCCTTGCCGCCCTCGAAGTGGTAGCTGATCCCCTCCTCCTCGAGCAGGCGCGAGACGAACGCGAAGTCGCTCTCGTTGTACTGCACGACGAACGATCGGACGCGGGCGTCGTCGAGCCGCGAGGTGTCGCCGACGCGCCAGGTGTAGGCCTCGGCGGCGGGCGCGTAGCCCGGCTCGCCCTCGTCCTCCTGGACCTCGGCGCCCGCGCGCAGCTCCATGAGCGGATCGTCCTGCAGGACGGCGTCGACGATC includes:
- a CDS encoding DUF2169 domain-containing protein, with the protein product MKLGVLTRTFELDRKHYFVPTILVLCDLGPERRLLPEFDMWRLSATELGKEAVLDECMPKQRGEILVHGRCFTAGRVPRTAASVRAKVGPIDKKLYVIGDRTWRRDGVPGDPEPFTEMPIRYTHAFGGEGYPLNPIGIGVAPVKENGREVHRMPNIELPDKLIKSKSDRPVPAGFGPYDLLWAQRWPKVGTYDVRWMREQLPGMAKDMDLSMWNAAPDDQKLPSGYFEGNEELLLENMHPDKPRIEGRLPGVVGRCFVTQRGAEGEVFREIPLRLDTVQIFPHHERCILSFRGLWQIAEDDADDIVHMLIGCDDRSAPRPVEHYRAVLERRLDPKREATEVFRDGDLLPPDGPSKGGGGGEIEAMFDLTRSENLLQKNLAERARREAERTRAALVEAGADPDALPAVESPKLVEGPSFEDLPSFMERSASDLDEAKRKMDAAQEKALADTRQRYAAAGIDYDAEVRKMQREAAGPPKISADKEMERLRDIQTLCRNANVATPDLDAMLDDPGTEQRFRQAEEEARNGYRMGVHLAEYRPDRIAEPARSELRRRVAAAHAEGKSFARLDLCGADLSEMDLVGADFTDAFLENAILSKANLRGARMTRAVLAGSDLSEADFSGADLAEANLGAANVKSAKLDGVTLTGAILSKSDLTGASLDGVTFELADLSDVVLDGAVLTRTRFDKCILKGNQLRGCDLRETTFCHAMLVEVDLRSANFANAILEHATLVRCTLDGASFLNANLRGMRLAEPCSFIGAELRGAAMDSATLREADFSRADFSGATLSSSDMSKCVLREANLYRVIAKNTLFMRADFTGASLVAANLEGAILLKAKLGRADFKGANLFRADLLRAVGDDKTSFVEANVKQVRVSPKETAAAGRLTTVDPTAQQKAPTSPGTSPKESGG
- a CDS encoding type VI secretion system Vgr family protein, with product MNPDDFVFAWEGASSADGPWKHLRVARFEGEEAMSRLFRYELHLLAKKGEEDPDPDALVGKRASLRIATLSEPGFKLVHGVITEAEDAFDVPEGTVYRVVLEPPLVRARYRKRCRIFLDKTLRQIVESVLVKDAGMTLKGGAMLEPPVGGPSYQPAQEQFTWRMAKAVRLDNPKARPYVVQYNESDLDFVSRLLEEEGISYHFEHDDEASLLVLSDADTGRPRVADDDVLAPGKAGRTMERFRLGGRLRAKAVHLGEHNWEKPALDVDAMAKDGAGGNLSEYAFPGGFYDSSELGQPLAQAWLDRLHTESESAVGETSSRVLSAGVIFTLEHPKERYDGEYLVTRIQVSGYQAGVLTVSGMDPNKPFVAKIECACRGRGKDVAESRFRPARLTPKPHIFGTQTAFVTAEPGASGAEINIGGPGSVGCVRVLFHWDTDATRHGKEPSSKWVRVSQPFARGGQGGIWHPRIGCEVIVEFEEGDPDRPVVTGRVYNGKNRPPRTDGTHSSLWSLSTPGGGVRNEISFEDGAGGERIYTNAGKDMTANVGNDRVENVGADALMVVGANNMEQIGGNQTVSIGGNDTLTVGGNQTETIGANQLRIIGGNRTMMIGADETRSTGANHANVVGGSLTESVGANVTETYGSTRTTSIAADWTEDYGATRDQTVAALVSQTYGGNQTTVVSGSRDITTGGMLGVLVGGNVDTQIGGSDTVDVGTLALHIAGGPILHQASSLDINMLLKVHLIGMRLSMFVVKALAIRNSSTYAGVNATAAGTTMSFTGLDIKSTKLKTSLAGANMNEDGVKLMAFGLLIHPSSVHVYT
- a CDS encoding type VI secretion system Vgr family protein, whose translation is MSNADFELACEGVGSANPWDALRVARFSGREEISSLYRYEIIVLASPEPMDVAALVGKRATLRIATLSTPAYKAVHGVVTEAEEIAVLPEGRTLRLVLMPPWARATHRRRCRIFLEKTLREIIDAVLTGDPLVQKAGAAAPEPDLGGNDFSPAKETFAWRIEDASRLDSKRVRPFVVQYNESDFAFVSRLLEEEGIAYHVENGGDTSLLVLSDSDAGRPRLEPALVGAGIDGREVGRFFAGARLRPEAVVLGDYNWKQPGVEMVARAGGKSADLFEQVYPGGYPDEASQGKPLASALLERHKTEARFARGEGLLRVLSAGSILALEHHKARLEGEYLVTAIEVRAEQAGVLKSPAGGGMIEPFKVSFECARRGEGTSVQDSRFRPARVTPRPRILGSQTAVVTAEPSNKGAEIHVGGPNGINIGCVRLRFHWDTDGARLAKEPSSAWVRVNEPFAGSGMGGVWHPRVGTEVIVAFEEGDPDRPIVVGRVYNGDNRPHRGGSPTVSTFKSNASPGGGVHNEITFDDTAGAELIYTNAGKDMETDVGNNRFESVAANASMTVGGNDTEQIGANCTVTVGGDETVSVGGNDTSTIGGNCTVSIGANCTTNIGGSEVHVVGANQTITIGATHGEDIGGSVTETIGGTLTTNVAAAETENIGANRSTTIAGAHTQSFGATQTKDVGGNRELTCASLTTTVGASSKNDVGGKITTTVGGSHTLNAGVGAIFLTPDYTAQDGNRADVDASKIKILGLDLAIGGIQMSATGFASSMYGVNATAAGLKLSVVGSQVHVFGLLTHTNGGHIQLAGVKTRAGYIIKL
- a CDS encoding type VI secretion system Vgr family protein, with protein sequence MPNVDFSFASEATQGPDSPWGHLQVVRFHGQEAISEPYRYELTLFAKAPAAEIDPRDLLGKRATLRIATQSSPTLKVVHGILVEAEELDELPEGMLYRVILVPPWVRAMHRKRCRIFLGKTLRQIVDAVLQDDPLMELRAGAEVQEDEGEPGYAPAAEAYTWRVGDTSRLDDARVRSFVVQYNESDFAFVSRLLEEEGISYHFEGGKDTCLLVLTDQDAGRAHLAPDLLGAAIPGRKVDSVKLGARLRPASVVLDDYNWKKPKLDMAASAGGGADGALVEYHYPGGYPDAPGQGKPLALARVDRYRVEASYAVGAGSVRVLAAGSVFKLEHDDPGYEGEYVVSRLDVRAEQQGVLSQPSGDQALPWTARFELARRGGDGESHFRPALLTPKPRIRGTQSAVVTADPGASGAEVNVGGPDGISVGCVRLKFRWDTDKARLAKEPSSTWVRVSQVFAGAGEGAVWHPRVGDEVLVDFEEGDPDRPVVVGRVYNGANLPARSGAPESSLKSLSTPGGGTYNEIMFGDSAGGEMLHYFAGKDQTTDVANFRRESIAANATMIVGGNNTESIGGNRTESVGANDSLTIGGNQMISIGGNSTTIIGGNLVHSVGANELNMVGGSQTINVGANITETVAGAVLESYGASRTTTVGGAVTENFGATMTVSVGANVDEKCATHSLDVGAARLMTVGGNMKTVVSGSNTTTVSSMSTEKSGGPQNMTVGGSITRNGPLHVTSAAFEKDITQAKIDALGGVTTASVIAIKVLGMLREVNGAKKTSEKVKPEAIGSKHEVGSHTTKFAAICFIASGADGQIGGPNVDV